The DNA segment GCTACTACGGCGGCGTCAAGCTCGGCGCCGGCGGGCTCATCCGCGCCTACGGCGGCGCGGTCGGCGAGGCCCTGGACACCCTCGGCACCCGCACCAGGCGCCGCTTCCGGCTGGCCGCGGTCACCGTCGACCACCAGCGCGCGGGCAAGCTCCAGAACGAGCTGCGCGCCACCGGCCGCGAGGTCCGCGACGTCCGCTACGGCGAGGCCGTCACCCTGGAGATCGGGCTGCCGGACGCCGACGTGGACGCCTTCCGGGGGTGGCTCGCCGACGCGACGGCGGGCACGGCCGCCTTCGAGCTGGGCGGCGAGGCGTACGGGGACGCCTGAGACATTGGCGGCAAAGCAGACATAACGCCCTTGCGGTGCGCCGGGTATGACGGGTGATACGGGCGGGGCCGGCCGGGTTGTCGTACCCGGCCGTTAGTCTCGGGGGTCATGAGACTCCTGCACACCTCCGACTGGCATCTCGGCCGGGCCTTCCACCGGGTGAGCATGCTCGGGGCCCAGGCCGAGTTCATCGGACACCTGGTCGCCACCGTGCGCGAGCGCGAGGTGGACGCGGTGCTCGTGTCGGGAGACGTGTACGACCGCGCGGTGCCCCCGCTGGCCGCCGTCGAGCTGTTCGACGACGCCCTGCACCGCCTCGCCGGACTGGGCGTGCCCACGGTGATGATCTCGGGCAACCACGACTCCGCCCGCCGCCTCGGCGTCGGCGCGGGACTCATCGGCCGCGCCGGCATCCATCTGCGCACCGAGCCGTCCGCCGTCGCCACCCCGGTGGTGCTCGCCGACGCCCACGGGGACGTCGCCCTCTACGGACTGCCGTACCTCGAACCCGCCCTGGTGAAGGACGAGTTCGGGGTCGAGAAGGCCGGACACGAGGCCGTCCTCGCGGCCGCCATGGACCGGGTCCGCGCCGATCTCGCGAGCCGCCCGGCGGGCACCCGCGGTGTCGTCCTCGCCCATGCGTTCGTCACCGGGGGACAGGCCAGCGACAGCGAGCGGGACATCACCGTCGGCGGGGTCGCCGCCGTACCGGCCAAGATCTTCGACGGCGCCGACTATGTGGCCCTCGGGCATCTGCACGGCTGCCAGACCCTCACCGAGCGGGTGCGCTACTCCGGCTCCCCGCTCGCCTACTCCTTCTCCGAGGCCGACCACCGCAAGAGCATGTGGCTGATCGACCTCGCCGCCGACGGCGCCGTCACCGCCGAACGCCTCGACTGCCCGGTGCCCCGCCCGCTGGCCCGCATCCGCGGCACCCTGGAGCAGCTGCTCGCCGACCCGGACCTCGACCGCCATACGGACTCCTGGGTCGAGGCCACCCTCACCGACGCCGTCCGGCCGCCCGAGCCGATGGCCCGGCTCGCCGAGCGCTTCCCGCACACCCTGAGCCTGGTCTTCGCCCCCGAACGGGACCCGGACGATCCCCGGGTCTCCTACGCCCGCCGCCTCGCCGGGCGCGGCGACCAGCAGATCGCCGAGGACTTCGTCGCCCATGTGCGCGGCGCCGGGCCCGACGACCGGGAGGCGGCCGTGCTGCGCGAGGCGTTCGACGCCGTCCGCGCCGACGCCGTCGTGCGGGAGGTGGCCCCGTGAGGCTGCACCGGCTCGACATCACCGCGTTCGGCCCCTTCGGCGGCGCCCAGAGCGTCGACTTCGACGCCCTGTCCACCGCCGGGCTCTTCCTGCTGCACGGCCCCACCGGCGCCGGCAAGACCTCCGTCCTGGACGCCGTCTGCTACGCGCTCTACGGGTCCGTCCCCGGCGCCCGCCAGAGCGGCGCGGGCCAGGGCGCGAGCCTGCGCAGCGACCACGCCGAGCCCCGCACCCGCACCGAGATCCGGCTCGAACTCACCGTCGCCGGGCGCCGGTTGGAGGTCACCCGGCAGCCGCCCTGGGAGCGGTCCAAGCTGCGCGGCAAGGGCACCACCGTCGACAAGGCCCAGACCTGGCTGCGCGAGTACGACACCCGGGCGGCCGCCTGGAAGGACCTCAGCCGCTCCCACCAGGAGATCGGCGCCGAGTTCGAGCAACTGCTCGGCATGAGCCGCGAGCAGTTCTGCCAGGTGGTGCTGCTGCCCCAGGGCGACTTCGCCCGCTTCCTGCGCGCCGACGCCGAGGCCCGGGGCCGGCTCCTCGGCCGCCTCTTCGACACCCGGCGCTTCGCCGACGTGGAGAAGCGGCTCGCCGAACGCCGCCGCGCCGCCGAGGCCCGGGTGCGCGAGGGAGACGCGGCGCTGCTCGCCGACGCCCACCGCATGCAGCAGGAGGCCGGCGACGCCATGGAGCTGCCCGAGCCGGCCCCCGGTGACCCGGGGCTGGCCGAGGCCGTGCTCGGCGCCGCCGCCGTCGCCCGCAGCACCGCCCGCGAGCGCCTGGACATCGCCCGCGGCCACCTGGCCGCCGCCGAGTCCGCGCACGCCGGTGCCCGCCGCTCCCTCGACAACATCCGTGAACTCGCCCGCCTCCAGGGCCGGTTCGCCGAGGCGCGGCGCCGGGCCGGACATCTCGAGGAGCGGGCCGCCGAGCACCGGGCCGACCAGGAGCGCATGGACCGCTCCCGCAAGGCGGAGGCGGTCGCGCCCGCGCTGGAGCTGCGCGAGGAGGCCGAGCGGGACCACCGCGCGGCCGACGCCGCCGAGGCCCGTGCCCGGGGCCCGCTGCCCGCACCCCTCGCCGGCGCCGACGCGAGCGGACTCGCCGCCGCCGCGCGCCGCGCCGCCGAGGAGCTGGGTGGCCTCGACGCCGCCCGCCGCGCCGAGCGACGCCTCACCGAACTGCTCACCGAGCGCGCCGGGCTGGACCGGCAGGAGCGCGCCGACGAGGACGTGCTGCGCGAGGCCGGCGCCTGGCTGGACGGCTGGGAGGGCATGCGTGCGGCGCTCCAGGCGCGCATCGACACCGCCCAGGAGGCCGCCACCCGCGCCGAACGGCTCGCCGTCCGCCGCGAACCGGCGCAGCGCCGTCTGGCCGCCGCCCGCACCCGCGACACCCTCGCCACCGACCTGGAGGCGGCCCAGGAACACGTCAGGGAGGCCAGGCAGCGGGCCCTGGACGCCCGCACCCACTGGCTCGAACTGAAGGAGCAGCGCCTCGACGGCATCGCCGCCGAACTCGCCGCCCACCTCACCGACGGCGCGCCCTGCGCGGTCTGCGGCGCCACCGCACACCCCGCGCCCGCCCGCAAGGTCGCCGGACATGTGGACCGCGCGACCGAGGAGCGCGCCCACACCGCGGCCCAGGAGGCCGACCGGAGGCACACCGAGGAGGAGCGGCGGGCCGCCGAGACCGGCCAGGCCCTGGCCGTCGCCACCGCCGAGGCCGGCGATGCACCCACCGGCCAACTCGAAGTCGAGGCAGCCGAGTTGGAGGAGGAGTACGCCCGCGCCCACCGCGCCGCCTCCGCCCTGCACGCCGCCCGCGAGGAGCTGCGGCGCGCCGAGCAGGAGCGCGAACGACGCCTCGCCGACCGGCAGGAAACCGCCGTACGGGCCGCCTCCCGGCTCACCCGGCGCGAGGCCCTGGAGCGTGAACAGGTGCAGCTGGAAGGCGAGTTGACGCAGGCGCGCGGCACCGCCGACAGTGTGGCCGCGCGCGCCGCCCAGCTGGAGCGCCGGGCCGCCCTGCTCACCGAGGCCGCCGACGCGGCGCGCGCCGCCGAGGAGACCGCCGGGCGCCTCAAGGCCGCCGACGCCCGGCTCGCCGACGCCGCCTACCGGGCCGGCTTCACCACGCCCCAGGAGGCGGCCGACGCCCTGCTCACCGACGCGGCCCACCGCGAGCTGCAACACCGGCTGGACGCACGGCAGTCGGAGGAGACCGCCGTACGCGCCGTACTGGCCGAGGCCGACACCGCGGCCGCCGCCCAGCTGCCGCCCGCCGACCCGGCCGACGCCGAACGGACCGCGGCCGCGGCCGAGCGGCGGCTGCGGACGGCCGCCTCCGCCCGCGACGCCGCCGCCCGCTGCTGCGCCGAACTGGACCGCCTGTCCGCCCGCGCCACCGAGGCCGTCCGCCGCCTGGCCCCGCTGCGCGCGGAGTACGACCGGGTCGCCCGGCTCGCCGCCCTCACCGCGGGCACCGCCGCCGACAACGAGCGCAAGATGCGCCTGGAGTCG comes from the Streptomyces sp. SUK 48 genome and includes:
- a CDS encoding exonuclease SbcCD subunit D; the protein is MRLLHTSDWHLGRAFHRVSMLGAQAEFIGHLVATVREREVDAVLVSGDVYDRAVPPLAAVELFDDALHRLAGLGVPTVMISGNHDSARRLGVGAGLIGRAGIHLRTEPSAVATPVVLADAHGDVALYGLPYLEPALVKDEFGVEKAGHEAVLAAAMDRVRADLASRPAGTRGVVLAHAFVTGGQASDSERDITVGGVAAVPAKIFDGADYVALGHLHGCQTLTERVRYSGSPLAYSFSEADHRKSMWLIDLAADGAVTAERLDCPVPRPLARIRGTLEQLLADPDLDRHTDSWVEATLTDAVRPPEPMARLAERFPHTLSLVFAPERDPDDPRVSYARRLAGRGDQQIAEDFVAHVRGAGPDDREAAVLREAFDAVRADAVVREVAP
- a CDS encoding YigZ family protein; the encoded protein is MQDEYRTVARAGVHETEINRSRFLCALAPAATEREAQDFVATVRKEHADATHNCWAYVIGADASVQKASDDGEPGGTAGVPMLQMLLRRDMRYVVAVVTRYYGGVKLGAGGLIRAYGGAVGEALDTLGTRTRRRFRLAAVTVDHQRAGKLQNELRATGREVRDVRYGEAVTLEIGLPDADVDAFRGWLADATAGTAAFELGGEAYGDA
- a CDS encoding SMC family ATPase, with the translated sequence MRLHRLDITAFGPFGGAQSVDFDALSTAGLFLLHGPTGAGKTSVLDAVCYALYGSVPGARQSGAGQGASLRSDHAEPRTRTEIRLELTVAGRRLEVTRQPPWERSKLRGKGTTVDKAQTWLREYDTRAAAWKDLSRSHQEIGAEFEQLLGMSREQFCQVVLLPQGDFARFLRADAEARGRLLGRLFDTRRFADVEKRLAERRRAAEARVREGDAALLADAHRMQQEAGDAMELPEPAPGDPGLAEAVLGAAAVARSTARERLDIARGHLAAAESAHAGARRSLDNIRELARLQGRFAEARRRAGHLEERAAEHRADQERMDRSRKAEAVAPALELREEAERDHRAADAAEARARGPLPAPLAGADASGLAAAARRAAEELGGLDAARRAERRLTELLTERAGLDRQERADEDVLREAGAWLDGWEGMRAALQARIDTAQEAATRAERLAVRREPAQRRLAAARTRDTLATDLEAAQEHVREARQRALDARTHWLELKEQRLDGIAAELAAHLTDGAPCAVCGATAHPAPARKVAGHVDRATEERAHTAAQEADRRHTEEERRAAETGQALAVATAEAGDAPTGQLEVEAAELEEEYARAHRAASALHAAREELRRAEQERERRLADRQETAVRAASRLTRREALEREQVQLEGELTQARGTADSVAARAAQLERRAALLTEAADAARAAEETAGRLKAADARLADAAYRAGFTTPQEAADALLTDAAHRELQHRLDARQSEETAVRAVLAEADTAAAAQLPPADPADAERTAAAAERRLRTAASARDAAARCCAELDRLSARATEAVRRLAPLRAEYDRVARLAALTAGTAADNERKMRLESYVLAARLEQVAAAATARLQRMSSGRYTLVHSDGRSGRGRSGLGLHVVDAWTGRERDTATLSGGETFFASLALALGLADVVTDEAGGVRLDTLFIDEGFGSLDDQTLDEVLDVLDGLRERDRSVGIVSHVADLRRRVHAQLEVVKDRSGSTLRQRGTG